The sequence GTAATGGTCGTGTGATATGAAGAGATAGTCAATTGCCGGAAAATCATCAACCGTGTAAATATCTGCCCCTTTAAATGCCTTGGTTCCTCCGGGTAAGGGTGAAGCGCTGCCGGAAAATACAGGATCTACCAGAAAACGTTTTCCACCTGCCTGTATAAAATAAGAGGAGTGACCAAACCAGACCAATACATCCTGATTGGGGGTAAGGGCCAGTAAGTCAGTTTTTACCGAAGGCAATGAATCTACAGGGCGCGGGCGTAGTCGTTTTTTGAACATAAAATCGTATAAAACACCTCCCATGCTATACCCGTCTGACAATTGCGGTGTATTGTGAATGTTCTGGAACTGTCCGTCTTTGAAATGCGGCGATTGTTTAATCAATTCTAATCTCTTTCCCGAAGGTTTTTCTCCGAATAATGGGTGTTTCATGTATATTAACACTATGATTATCAATAATAATAGCCCTGAAAGTGCTATCTTCAGGCATGTGATAAATTTCTTCATACCAATTTATTGACGAATCAGGTGACTAAATATTTTAATGAAACATAAAAAATTGTCGTTCAATATTATATTTAGAAATATAATATGTAAAGTGATATAAAATCGATATATTTAGCCCTGAGCTTTACCTACAACTGTTTTCACTTTAGAAATTGTTATTAAATAATGTCATTTATTTCGAATGTATTAGCTCCTCCCGGATACGGGTGGAAAACCAGCGATGGTGCACTGGTAAAACCTACGTCAAGACAGTTATTCACCGAGTTTTTTAGCAGGATCAACATTTTTGCTTCAAGAAAGAACTGGTTACCTTTCTTTTCATGGTTAAGCACTTTAAGCCTTGCCCCGTTCTTTTTCTTTTTTATCTGGAAAGAGATACACGACTTTAATGTATGGTATTTGCTGGTGGCTTTTGTGTATGGAATGATTTTCATGGGCACACATGGCACTATCTGGTATCATCGTTATGGCACACATCAGGCGTATACTTTTAGTAATAAATTCTGGCGGTTTTTTACTCAAAACCTTGTATTTAAACTAATACCGGAAGAACTGTATATCGTATCTCATCATGTGCACCATGCATTATCTGATGAGCCGGGAGATCCTTATAATGCAGAGGCAGGTTTTTTATATTGCTTTCTGGCAGATGCCAATCATCAGCCTATTGCGAAAGATCTCAGTGAGGAGGACTATTATAAAGCCGCAGCGATGTTGAGTCATACCGGTGTGAAAGCGAATGATTATGCTACTTATCAGAAGTGGGGTTCAATTGCGCATCCTTTGAATGCGTTATTATCTACTTTGGGTAATCTG is a genomic window of Chitinophaga sp. LS1 containing:
- a CDS encoding fatty acid desaturase, with translation MSFISNVLAPPGYGWKTSDGALVKPTSRQLFTEFFSRINIFASRKNWLPFFSWLSTLSLAPFFFFFIWKEIHDFNVWYLLVAFVYGMIFMGTHGTIWYHRYGTHQAYTFSNKFWRFFTQNLVFKLIPEELYIVSHHVHHALSDEPGDPYNAEAGFLYCFLADANHQPIAKDLSEEDYYKAAAMLSHTGVKANDYATYQKWGSIAHPLNALLSTLGNLAFWLTIFYFIGGVYLVVSIMAGAFVWGVGVRTFNYEGHAKGETKHVSGFDFNHKDKSINQWWPGIVAGEWHNNHHLYPASARSGFLTGQVDFAWYYIRTLKFIGGVSSCRDAKKQFLENYRKPYLEQQQIKDGVPIV